The genome window TTCACGCTCATCGCGGCTGACGATGGTGCTCTTGATTTCGCAACTGCGCCGGATGACCTCGACCAGCACCTTGGGGTCGAGTGCGAGAATTGCGGCGAGATTGGCGGCGAGCTCATCAAAATAAACGGCGTCCCAAATTGCGGCGTGCTTGACGATCTCCGCCAGCCCGGCCACCACCTCACGCTGCGGCAGCGTCACCAACGTGGCAGGATCGATGAGCACCAGCCGGGGCTGGTGGATCGCGCCGATCATGTTTTTTCCCAGGCGGTGATTGACACCCACCTTGCCGCCAATGCTGGCGTCCACTTGTGCCAGCAGAGTGGTGGGCGCCTGCACCAACGGAATGCCGCGCATGTAACTGGCAGCGACAAACCCGGCAAGATCGCCGACCACGCCGCCGCCGAGCGCAAGCATCACAGTCTGGCGATCACACTTGAGCTCGAGCATGCGGCTGATGATCTGCTCGAACGTTGCAAGCGTCTTGTGTGCCTCGCCGGCGGGAATGACGATCTTCTCCGCCGCCAGCCCGGCCTGGCGCAGACTGTGGATCACCGGTTCACTGTAGTGAACCTCCACATTCTCATCGGTAACGACTACAAAACGCGAACCAATGCCGCTCTGCAAAATTACATTTCCGCAGGCGGAAAGCAATCCCGCGGCAATGACGATGGGATAGCGGCGGGCTTCCAATTCGACGTGCAGTGTTATCATGGTGATCTGCTTCAGGAAAGGAGGTTAACGCAGGGAAACAAATGACGGTGGGTTTCGCTTGCCAGGCCAACAGCAGCGCGGCAAGATCAGGCAAGGGTCACAGGTGATTGCAAAAGA of bacterium contains these proteins:
- the aroB gene encoding 3-dehydroquinate synthase, giving the protein MITLHVELEARRYPIVIAAGLLSACGNVILQSGIGSRFVVVTDENVEVHYSEPVIHSLRQAGLAAEKIVIPAGEAHKTLATFEQIISRMLELKCDRQTVMLALGGGVVGDLAGFVAASYMRGIPLVQAPTTLLAQVDASIGGKVGVNHRLGKNMIGAIHQPRLVLIDPATLVTLPQREVVAGLAEIVKHAAIWDAVYFDELAANLAAILALDPKVLVEVIRRSCEIKSTIVSRDEREAGVRGLLNFGHTIGHALEAATAFQSLRHGEAVWLGMLAEADIARASHYLPAADFIRFEKFLRSIPLSIHSGGISMDELEYLMARDKKATAGAVRMVMLQKLGAAVLTAEWEAGSLPEAIRHAWETFKQEGVAATAT